GTACAGGTCTTTCAGGCGGCCCAGGTCCGCGCGGTTCGAGATCTGCGAGGCGCTGTCCTCGATCATGCTCAGCAGACGCTGCTGCTGGTCGGGCGTCTCGGCGCGGCGCAGCAGGTCGCTGGCGAGCAGCAGGGTCTGGAGGGGCCGGCGCATCTCGTGGCTGGCGAGGTTCAGCGCCTCGATCTGGCGTTCCTCGCGCTGGCGGGTGCGCAGGTGCTCGCCGCGCCACATCAGCAGGGCGCGCAGGATCAGCAGGGCGCTGAGCAGCCCGGTCAGGGCGGACGTGCCGATCAGGGCGTAGCGCAGCCGCAGGAGTTCCTGCTCGTAGCGGATGCCCAGGCCCTTGGCGTACTCGGTGGCCTGGGCGCTCAGGCCCAGCGCCTCCTGCACGGCCCGCGCGGCCGAGGCGTCGGTGTCTTCCTGCAGGTTGCGGGCCACGACCGACAGGCGGCGTTCGCCGAGGCGTTCCACGTCGTCGAGCAGTCCGAACTGCGCGCGGTTCAGGGCGCTGGACAGGGCCCTCAGGCGGATCCGTTCGCGGTCCTCGGCGGGCACGTCCGGATGCCGGGACACCTGGTACTGCAGGACGTCCTGCGCGAAGCCCTGGTACGCGTAGGGGGTCCAGCCGGTCCCGGTGTTCTTCAGGGCGTTGTAGGCGGGCAGGGTGGTGGCCAGCAGCACGGCGGTCGTCAGCAGGCCCGGCAGGACGGCCAGCAGCAGTTCACGCGCCAGAAGCAACAGCCGCGCGGGCCCCTGGCGCCCGGTGGGAGCGGTCACTGGGCGGGGGCGATCCGCTCGGCGAACCACACCCACGCGGCCGAGTACTCACCGGCGTGGAAGCGTTCCGGGCGTTCGGGCAGCACGACGGTCAGCGGGCCTTTCTGCAGGATCGGGATGGGCGCGCCGTCGGCGCGGTAGGCAAGCATGATCGGCCAGTTCATGTAATCCTCGGCGCGGATGGTACTGGCGAAGCCGTTGGCGGCGTACACGCGCAGGTCGCGGCCCAGGAATCCGCCGCGCGCGGCGAGGTCGCGCAGCGTGACGCCCTCGTAGGTGAAGCTGCGTTTCAGTTGCGGGTGGTGGGTGGTGTAGCGCACGGCAGGCATGGCCTGCAACTGCCCGAGCGTGAGGTTCAGCTCGCGCTGGCCGGTGCTGATGGTCAGGGCGCGGCGTTCGCCCGGCTTGGCTTTCGGGGTGGGTTGCGCGGCGCGGACGTACGTGAAGACGGGCAGTCGCGTCTTGGAGGCCGGGCTCACCTGACCGGCCATGACCGGCGCCAGCGTGAGGAGGGTGATCAGTCCCAGGCGGCGCCACACGCGGAAGCGTGACGGTGGGTGTGGGTTGCGGGGGAACACGCCGGCCAGTCTAGTGCCCGGATGAGCGGATCACAAGATGCGCATGAACACAATTTACTTTGTGACACGTATTCCGATTCGGAGCTGGACAGTGGGCGGCGCAAGCGGCGGGACGGTCAGCGCGGCGGGATCTCCGGAAGCTGACCGGTCCGTGAGAAATCGGGGGGCGGGCGTGTGGGCACGGGTCAGGTGGGCGTCACGCGCGCCGGGCACACTGCCGGCATGACTTCCTTCCGACCCAAGCATCTGTTCGCCGTGACGATCGCCCTGGCTGCCGTGTCCTCCACGGGGCCCGCGCAGGCCGCGCCGACCCTGAGCGCCCAGAGCATCATCGTGAACCCCGTGACCTCGGAACTGAACGTGAAGGTCTGGACGGACCGCGACAGCAGCGGCACCGGCACGCCGGCCTACGCGCCGGGCGAGAAGATCCGTCTGTACACCAGCGTGACCCAGGACGCGTACGTCTACCTGTTCAACGTGGACCCTCAGGGGCAGGTGGACCTGATCCTGCCCAACCGCTACCAGGGCGGCGCGAACTTCCTGAAGGCGAACGTGGTCAAGGCGTTCCCGTCGGCCGGTGATCCCTTCAGCTTCGATATTGCCGCGCCCTACGGCGTGAACAAGGTGCTGGCCGTGGCCAGCCGCACGCCGCTGAACCTCGATCAGATCGCCACGTTCAGGGCCGAGCAGAACAGCTTCGCGAGCGTGAAGGTGACGGGGCAGCAGGGGCTGGCGCAGGCGCTGAGTATCGTCGTGACGCCGCTGCCGCAGAACAGCTGGGTCAGCGACACCGCCTTCTACACGGTGGCGGCCCGCGCGGTCAGCGCGCCGCAGCCCGTCAGGCCCACCCCGGCGCCGGTCGTGGTGAACCCCTGGGGCACGCAGCGTGAGTGGCGGATCACCATCGATAACCGCACGGACCTGCGCCAGCAGCACGACGCCTACGCCGCGAAACTGCGCAGCGAAGGGTACGTGCTGGTGAAGACCAGCGTGAAGAACAACGAGATCCAGAGCGAGTTCCGCCGCGCCGGTGGCGGCAAGGCCGAACTGAAGGTCAAGCGCAAGGGCAACCGCACCGAGATCACGGTCGAGCGCCGCTGAGGTCCGGCGAGTGGGCACCGATCAGCGGTGGCCGCAAGCGAATCTGAGGACATCACAGCCGGGTTGTCTAGAGGGGTCAGTCTGTTTGGACTGGCCCCTCCCCTTGCGTTCCGGGCGGGGCCGACCATTATGATGGGCACGCACCACAATTCAATCCGTGCTCGCTCCGCGCCGCTGCGGAGCACTCTTCTGGAGGTTTCGTCATGAAACGTTCTGTCTACTCTCCTGCCGTCCGTACCGGGATCGGGGGCGCCCTGTCCGCCGCCCTGCTCCTGTCCGCCTGCTCTCAGGCTCCTGCTCCGGCGCCGCTGTCGGCTGCCCAGTCTGGAACCGTTTCCACAGTGGCGGGCGTGCAGCCGCAGGCGATCAGCGGCAGCACCATAGACGCCTGGAGGCAGCAGGTCATCTACCTCGTCATGCCCGACCGTTTCTCGAATGGAAACACTTCCAACGACGGGCTGGGGCAGCCGAACTGCTTCGACCCGGCCAGCCCCACCAAATTCCACGGCGGCGACCTCCAGGGCCTGCGTAACCGGCTCGGGTACATCCGCGACCTGGGTGCCACCGCCGTGTGGACCACCCCGGTCTACCGGCAGGTCGGGATCGTGAACGGCAACTCCTGCGGGTATCACGGGTACTGGCCCGACTACACCAACCCCGACGACACCGCCGTCGAACCCAAACTGGGCACGGCCGCCGACCTGACCGGCCTGATCAGCGACCTGAAAGCCGGCGGGCAGAAGTACATGATGGACATGGTCGTGAACCACGCCGGGTACGGCGCGCGGATCACCACCCAGAACCCCTCGTGGTTCCACGGCAACTGCACGGGCGACGAGATCGTCTGCCCGCTGGCCGGTCTGCCGGACTTCCGGCAGGAGGACAGCGCGGTCGCCACGTACCTGACCAACCTCAGCAAGACCTGGGTCACGAACTACGCCGTGGACGCCATCCGCATGGACACCGTCAAGCACGTCCCGAACAGTTACTGGGAGAACTCCTGGGTGCCGGGCGTGCTGGCCGCGCGGCCCAACACCTTCCTGCTGGGCGAGGCGTTCCTGTCGGGCAGCGCCTCGCAGCTCAAACCGTTCCTGGACGCCGGATTCGACTCGACCTTCAACTTCCCGCTGCGACAGGCGCTGGTGGACTCGGTCGGAAAGGGCGGCAGCCTCGACCGAGTGGCCGGCAGCGTGCAGGACACGGTCGGCACCCTGGGTCTGGACCGCACGCTGCTGCAGGTGAACCTGCTGGACAACCACGACGTGCCGCGCTTCGTGAACGAACCCGGTAGCGGCGTCGCCGAGGCCGAGATCCGCGCGCGCTACGGCAACGCCCTGGGCCTGCTGATGACCCTGCCCGGCATTCCGCAGCTGTACTACGGCAACGAACTGGGCATGTACGGCGCGAACGACCCCGACAACCGCCGCGACATGCCCGGCTGGGCCTGGACCGACACCGGGCGCGCCGCCACGCAGGCGAACTTCGTGGCGGGCGGCGGCACGCCGAAGAACACCTTCGACCTCACGAAGAAGCTCGTGGGAATCCGCAAGGCGAACCCCGGCCTCTGGAAGGGCAACTACGCCGAGCTGTGGCGCCCGAACGGCGGGCAGAACGTGTACGCCTTCTACCGGGGTAGCGGCACGAACCGCGTCGTGGTGGTCGTGAACACCTCGGGCAGCGCCGCGACCGTGAACCTGGACATCCAGGGCAACGCGGGCATCAGCGCGGCCGACAAGAGCGCCCTGAGCAACGGCACGGTCTTCAACGACCTGCTCGCCGAGGGGGCGCCCAGCAGCGCGACCGTCACGGGTGGGAAACTCCCGGTGACCATCGGCGCCGGCAAGATGGGCATCTACCGGGCCGGCGCGACCGGCACCGGTGGCACGGGCGGCACGGCCGTCAGCGTGACCTTCCAGGTGCGGGCCAGCACCTTCTTCGGGCAGGACGTGTACCTGACCGGCAACCGCGCTGA
The DNA window shown above is from Deinococcus sp. LM3 and carries:
- a CDS encoding HAMP domain-containing sensor histidine kinase, yielding MTAPTGRQGPARLLLLARELLLAVLPGLLTTAVLLATTLPAYNALKNTGTGWTPYAYQGFAQDVLQYQVSRHPDVPAEDRERIRLRALSSALNRAQFGLLDDVERLGERRLSVVARNLQEDTDASAARAVQEALGLSAQATEYAKGLGIRYEQELLRLRYALIGTSALTGLLSALLILRALLMWRGEHLRTRQREERQIEALNLASHEMRRPLQTLLLASDLLRRAETPDQQQRLLSMIEDSASQISNRADLGRLKDLYLDVTLNPQRTDLRPLLRRFSAERVHVVTPDAPVPWPVDAGRFRQMIENLVENALKYTDGVVEVSLATPGGRPQVQVRDFGPGMSAELQGRVFEPYERGPVSLGSGQGLGLPLVRRYARAHGGDVTISHAPGGGLIMTVTLGDPATHLRAPVSATPAPARRN
- a CDS encoding molybdopterin-dependent oxidoreductase; this translates as MFPRNPHPPSRFRVWRRLGLITLLTLAPVMAGQVSPASKTRLPVFTYVRAAQPTPKAKPGERRALTISTGQRELNLTLGQLQAMPAVRYTTHHPQLKRSFTYEGVTLRDLAARGGFLGRDLRVYAANGFASTIRAEDYMNWPIMLAYRADGAPIPILQKGPLTVVLPERPERFHAGEYSAAWVWFAERIAPAQ
- a CDS encoding DUF4384 domain-containing protein, with product MTSFRPKHLFAVTIALAAVSSTGPAQAAPTLSAQSIIVNPVTSELNVKVWTDRDSSGTGTPAYAPGEKIRLYTSVTQDAYVYLFNVDPQGQVDLILPNRYQGGANFLKANVVKAFPSAGDPFSFDIAAPYGVNKVLAVASRTPLNLDQIATFRAEQNSFASVKVTGQQGLAQALSIVVTPLPQNSWVSDTAFYTVAARAVSAPQPVRPTPAPVVVNPWGTQREWRITIDNRTDLRQQHDAYAAKLRSEGYVLVKTSVKNNEIQSEFRRAGGGKAELKVKRKGNRTEITVERR
- a CDS encoding alpha-amylase family glycosyl hydrolase is translated as MKRSVYSPAVRTGIGGALSAALLLSACSQAPAPAPLSAAQSGTVSTVAGVQPQAISGSTIDAWRQQVIYLVMPDRFSNGNTSNDGLGQPNCFDPASPTKFHGGDLQGLRNRLGYIRDLGATAVWTTPVYRQVGIVNGNSCGYHGYWPDYTNPDDTAVEPKLGTAADLTGLISDLKAGGQKYMMDMVVNHAGYGARITTQNPSWFHGNCTGDEIVCPLAGLPDFRQEDSAVATYLTNLSKTWVTNYAVDAIRMDTVKHVPNSYWENSWVPGVLAARPNTFLLGEAFLSGSASQLKPFLDAGFDSTFNFPLRQALVDSVGKGGSLDRVAGSVQDTVGTLGLDRTLLQVNLLDNHDVPRFVNEPGSGVAEAEIRARYGNALGLLMTLPGIPQLYYGNELGMYGANDPDNRRDMPGWAWTDTGRAATQANFVAGGGTPKNTFDLTKKLVGIRKANPGLWKGNYAELWRPNGGQNVYAFYRGSGTNRVVVVVNTSGSAATVNLDIQGNAGISAADKSALSNGTVFNDLLAEGAPSSATVTGGKLPVTIGAGKMGIYRAGATGTGGTGGTAVSVTFQVRASTFFGQDVYLTGNRAELGAWNTASALAMTPGDCSGSTCTWKTTVSLPPSVAAQFKFIKKPGDSGASVSWEGGSNRTYTTPASGSATYNGGNWQ